In Pseudoxanthobacter soli DSM 19599, a single genomic region encodes these proteins:
- a CDS encoding MarR family winged helix-turn-helix transcriptional regulator — MDSSHQPPPSHPALKPSWRDFAPRLSAASRGWRRAYDAAMAAHGLSNATALPLMMLARYGDGIPQKDLADLVGVEGPTIVRVVDGLEQEGLIRRDADAADRRVKLIRLTDAGRAVAAEAETAASALRARLLGDLPPEHVDIALGVLDGILEKLPRD; from the coding sequence ATGGACTCCTCGCACCAGCCACCGCCCTCCCATCCGGCGCTAAAGCCGTCCTGGCGGGACTTCGCGCCCCGTCTCAGCGCGGCCTCGCGCGGCTGGCGGCGGGCCTATGACGCCGCGATGGCCGCCCATGGCCTGTCCAATGCCACCGCGCTGCCCTTGATGATGCTCGCCCGCTATGGCGACGGCATCCCGCAGAAGGATCTCGCCGACCTCGTCGGGGTCGAGGGGCCGACCATCGTGCGCGTCGTCGACGGGCTGGAGCAGGAAGGCCTCATCCGGCGGGATGCGGATGCCGCTGACAGGCGCGTCAAGCTGATCCGCCTGACGGATGCCGGCCGGGCCGTCGCCGCGGAGGCAGAGACGGCCGCGAGCGCGTTGCGCGCGCGGCTCCTCGGCGACCTGCCGCCGGAGCATGTCGACATCGCGCTCGGTGTGCTCGACGGGATTCTGGAGAAACTTCCGCGGGATTGA
- a CDS encoding nucleoside hydrolase: MAPRRIIIDTDPGQDDAFAILLALGSPEELEVVGVSTVAGNVPLERTTLNAQMVLELAGRADIPVYPGCRRPMVRPLFTAEYVHGDSGLDGCDLPPPSAPLGAKHGVDFIIDTVMAADPGTITVCTLGPMTNLAMAIVKEPAIVARIREVVLMGGGFFEGGNTTPAAEFNIFVDPHAAHVVFSSGVPLTMVPIDCTYKAVMTPDWLRRLRAVGTETAVQAAGMAEFYQRYGNQKFGTDSYPLHDPCVMGFLLRPDLFQGRDCHVDIEIVSPVTTGMTVVDWWGVTKKPANCLVLRDLDNPAFYDLMLERLSRLP; encoded by the coding sequence ATGGCGCCGCGCAGGATCATCATCGACACCGATCCGGGGCAGGACGATGCCTTCGCGATCCTTCTGGCGCTGGGCTCGCCTGAGGAACTCGAGGTCGTCGGCGTCAGCACGGTGGCCGGCAACGTGCCGCTGGAACGCACCACGCTCAACGCCCAGATGGTGCTGGAGCTTGCCGGCCGGGCCGACATTCCGGTCTATCCGGGCTGCCGGCGGCCGATGGTGCGCCCGCTGTTCACGGCCGAATATGTCCACGGCGATTCCGGGCTCGACGGCTGCGACCTGCCACCGCCGTCGGCCCCGCTCGGTGCGAAGCACGGCGTGGACTTCATCATCGACACCGTGATGGCGGCGGATCCCGGCACGATCACCGTCTGCACGCTCGGGCCGATGACGAACCTCGCCATGGCCATCGTCAAGGAGCCCGCCATCGTGGCGCGCATCCGCGAGGTCGTGCTGATGGGCGGCGGCTTCTTCGAGGGCGGCAACACCACACCGGCGGCGGAGTTCAACATCTTCGTCGACCCCCACGCGGCCCACGTCGTGTTCTCGTCCGGCGTGCCGCTGACGATGGTGCCGATCGACTGCACCTACAAGGCGGTGATGACGCCGGACTGGCTGCGCCGCCTTCGCGCCGTCGGCACCGAAACGGCCGTCCAGGCGGCGGGCATGGCCGAGTTCTACCAGCGCTACGGCAACCAGAAGTTCGGCACGGACAGCTATCCGCTGCACGATCCCTGCGTCATGGGCTTCCTGCTCCGCCCCGATCTGTTCCAAGGCCGCGACTGCCATGTCGACATCGAGATCGTCTCTCCGGTGACGACCGGCATGACGGTGGTGGACTGGTGGGGCGTGACGAAGAAGCCCGCCAACTGCCTCGTGCTGCGGGATCTCGATAACCCGGCCTTCTACGACCTGATGCTGGAGCGGCTGTCGCGCCTGCCCTGA
- a CDS encoding isopenicillin N synthase family dioxygenase, with amino-acid sequence MNDAAAENPDRLPIVDLQNFAFDEAGADRIAAELDEIFRTIGFCYIANTGVAPELVDGIFEASRRFHAMPAEAKNAIAINEFHRGYMAPKTSVIVTSSVAKVTKPNNSESFMLMHEVAPDDPEWGKPLQGPNQWPADLPGFREAVTAYNGALETMSRRFTHLIARALGLDPAGLDSYFEKPTTYLRMLHYPSQPDAAPDEFGSAPHTDYGYITVLLQDGVGGLEVRRKDGNWLRATPVPGTFVVNVGDMLSRWTNGRWQSTPHRVKNVSSVDRYSVPFFFDPAMSNTIACLPTCIEPGESPRFEPVLYGDYVMERLNKNYQYRHAATG; translated from the coding sequence ATGAACGATGCCGCTGCAGAGAACCCCGATCGGCTGCCGATCGTCGATCTCCAGAATTTCGCGTTCGACGAGGCGGGCGCGGATCGCATCGCCGCGGAACTCGACGAGATCTTCCGCACCATCGGCTTCTGCTACATCGCCAACACCGGCGTGGCGCCGGAACTGGTCGACGGCATCTTCGAGGCTTCGCGGCGGTTTCACGCGATGCCGGCGGAGGCCAAGAATGCCATCGCCATCAACGAGTTCCATCGCGGCTACATGGCGCCGAAGACCTCGGTCATCGTCACCTCCTCGGTCGCGAAGGTGACGAAGCCGAACAACAGCGAATCCTTCATGCTGATGCACGAGGTCGCGCCGGACGATCCGGAATGGGGCAAGCCGCTGCAGGGGCCGAACCAGTGGCCGGCGGATCTGCCGGGATTCCGCGAGGCGGTGACCGCCTATAACGGCGCGCTGGAGACGATGTCGCGCCGCTTCACCCACCTCATCGCCCGCGCGCTCGGCCTCGATCCGGCCGGCCTCGATTCCTATTTCGAGAAGCCGACCACCTATCTGCGCATGCTGCACTACCCCTCCCAGCCGGACGCCGCCCCGGACGAGTTCGGCTCCGCGCCGCACACCGATTACGGCTACATCACCGTGCTGCTGCAGGACGGCGTCGGCGGGCTGGAGGTCCGGCGCAAGGACGGCAACTGGCTCCGGGCGACGCCGGTGCCGGGCACCTTCGTCGTCAATGTCGGCGACATGCTTTCGCGCTGGACCAACGGGCGCTGGCAGTCGACGCCGCACCGGGTCAAGAACGTCTCGTCCGTCGACCGCTATTCGGTGCCGTTCTTCTTCGACCCGGCCATGTCGAACACCATCGCTTGCCTGCCGACCTGCATCGAGCCGGGCGAAAGCCCGCGGTTCGAGCCGGTGCTCTACGGCGACTACGTGATGGAGCGGCTCAACAAGAACTACCAGTACCGCCACGCCGCCACCGGCTGA